A portion of the Kazachstania africana CBS 2517 chromosome 2, complete genome genome contains these proteins:
- the MGA1 gene encoding Mga1p (similar to Saccharomyces cerevisiae MGA1 (YGR249W); ancestral locus Anc_5.77), whose protein sequence is MQPRTFIHQLHSILQEPDLHNLICWSPMENNIFLLKPHDPNFSTQVLKRYFKHGNISSFVRQLHMYGFHKLPSHNHMTNSTANTTTTATTINNNDMNFENRDKDKASVEWHFTHPSGHFYRDADASTLNKIQRKSAGIGKDGKRKNVLSHVSVSFINPTSKNLLPATSSGLMNSSSPSSVSASTTSSLSLPSGISSTTSSSTVNSTPILSKNLIGQNQVFLNNQEASHVEQQNQIVYRQDLPKISQRHSSSTSSLVRSIQKPTPVGSAPHNHSYPNIVQQTSQNSTPPMFKREFTLTSATSTQPMLHSVSQGQTPNITDLTRGGTPNIKENSHFGAEHGQSTYVLPPPQPQSWPVATQQTLTQKQSSQNDNAFIDEFKKLDLNIQELKKSVTIITDILENIFIFEDNDMNNSHTNNNDNNDNDTTTINISHNVELKNKLNELRTLADTFLIPESKTDQELIEIKK, encoded by the coding sequence ATGCAACCAAGAACTTTCATTCATCAATTGCATTCAATTTTACAGGAACCTGATTTACATAATCTCATATGTTGGTCACCAATGgaaaataacatttttttaCTAAAACCACATGATCCAAATTTTAGTACCCAAGTACTTAAAAGGTACTTCAAACATGGAAATATTAGCAGTTTCGTTAGACAGTTACATATGTATGGTTTTCATAAATTGCCTTCTCATAACCATATGACTAATTCTACTGCTAATACTACTACTACCGCGACAACCATCAACAACAACGAcatgaattttgaaaatagagATAAAGATAAAGCATCAGTGGAATGGCATTTCACTCACCCTTCTGGCCATTTTTACAGAGATGCCGATGCTTCTactttgaataaaattcaaCGAAAATCAGCTGGCATAGGAAAAGATGGtaaaaggaaaaatgtACTGTCTCACGTCTCTGTCAGTTTTATAAATCCAACttctaaaaatttattaccaGCAACTTCAAGTGGTTTGATGAATTCGTCATCTCCTTCCTCAGTTTCCGCTTCGACAACAAGTTCTCTAAGTCTCCCATCAGGAATATCATCAACTACAAGTAGTAGCACTGTAAATAGTACTCCAATATTGtctaaaaatttaattggTCAAAATCAAGTATTCTTAAATAATCAAGAAGCTTCACACGTTGAACagcaaaatcaaattgtGTATAGGCAGGATTTACCGAAAATTAGCCAACGGCATTCCAGTTCAACTAGCTCGCTAGTCAGAAGTATTCAAAAGCCAACACCAGTTGGTTCTGCCCCTCATAATCATTCATATCCAAATATTGTGCAACAAACGTCACAAAATTCTACACCGCCGATGTTTAAAAGAGAGTTCACCTTGACATCTGCTACTTCGACGCAACCTATGTTACATTCTGTGTCTCAAGGTCAAACACCGAATATAACAGATTTAACAAGGGGTGGCACACcaaatataaaagaaaatagtcATTTTGGAGCCGAGCATGGTCAGTCTACTTATGTTTTACCTCCTCCCCAGCCTCAATCATGGCCTGTTGCTACTCAACAAACATTAACTCAAAAACAAAGTTCTCAGAATGATAACGCgtttattgatgaatttaagaaattagacttgaatattcaagaattgaaaaagtcagttacaataataacagatattttagaaaatattttcatatttgaagataatgatatGAATAATAGTcatactaataataatgataataatgataacgATACAACTACTATCAACATTTCACACAATGTGGAGCTGAAAAATAAACTAAATGAATTAAGGACATTAGCAGATACATTTCTTATTCCAGAATCCAAGACAGACCAAGAACTGatagaaattaaaaaataa
- the RIE1 gene encoding Rie1p (similar to Saccharomyces cerevisiae YGR250C; ancestral locus Anc_5.76) codes for MNDKDNPMSGYQSQNNKISTVGLQLEQLSNAKLAIVRINWMPNLPIDVIGKILTEISNLVLKCGGSMVNPVYIESFEYMPDDKRIQLIQEHDYQFEGGSAEFARSYEDTEVIKKDEEWSYDIIHQVQFKRKHQLSNFAKEVSELLSSNSDFIQRWSISLNKNALSHPGNLFIGGIDKAITLSQLTTIFSVYGPIISIKLISDTNNNSKNNETNYGFVSYQFGSQAANCINDLNGKKIHDSNLFINYHVDVKERERIQWLDADENNNAKNFKCVFIGNLPKVAVNGEPITCGMILETIKDRLKEQFANFEILSHYFPEDTVDDRSELLKGYGFVKVATHEEAIEIINSFNGYEFHGSKLIVNRAVHNRIHNEKNHNHNHGDRMVIGSRNGGFFDVNLVTPYSYYGNVAANPLPAYGNISPTFKEPYINQLPIPMSDQQESNLYVKHIPLEWRDTELFDFYRKFGEIISAKVITVGGSRNNSHVDIGESESGTLVHGQSRGYGFVCFENPVDASRAILGTDGFEIDENNTLSASFAQKKNLKKNKRDNVNGNNPSSNSVPRYNRKFLNALTLQQNQIMPVIPVATLPTYPYLIPAPSPMIPSPPLPESFLHFNMQPPCGIMPPYSQR; via the coding sequence ATGAATGATAAGGACAATCCCATGTCAGGATATCAATCCCAAAATAATAAGATAAGTACGGTTGGTCTGCAACTGGAACAATTGTCTAATGCCAAATTAGCAATTGTTAGAATCAATTGGATGCCCAATCTACCAATCGACGTCATaggtaaaattttgacaGAAATATCAAACTTAGTACTGAAATGTGGTGGTAGTATGGTCAACCCAGTATATATTGAAAGCTTCGAATATATGCCTGATGataaaagaattcaattgattcaaGAACATGATTATCAATTCGAGGGAGGCTCGGCTGAATTCGCCAGATCCTATGAAGATACAGAAGTcataaagaaagatgaagagTGGTCTTATGATATTATCCATCAAGTacaattcaaaagaaagcaCCAATTGAGCAATTTCGCAAAAGAAGTTTCTGAACTTTTGAGTTCAAATTCCGACTTTATCCAAAGATGGTCTATCTCACTTAACAAGAACGCACTATCACATCCTGgtaatttatttattggAGGGATTGATAAAGCTATTACATTGAGCCAACTAACGACTATTTTTTCAGTATATGGTCCAATAATATCGATCAAGCTAATTAGCGACACTAATAATAACTCCAAGAATAATGAGACGAATTACGGTTTTGTTTCCTACCAATTTGGATCACAGGCTGCAAATTGTATAAATGATTTGAATGGTAAGAAAATTCATGATTccaatttatttattaattaTCATGTTGATGTTAAAGAAAGAGAACGTATCCAATGGCTAGATGCcgatgaaaataataatgccaaaaattttaaatgcgtatttattggaaatttACCAAAAGTTGCTGTCAATGGTGAGCCCATTACATGTGGCATGATACTAGAAACGATCAAGGATAGACTAAAGGAACAATTCGCAAATTTCGAAATACTATCTCACTATTTTCCTGAAGATACCGTCGACGACAGATCTGAACTTCTAAAAGGTTACGGTTTTGTCAAGGTTGCGACACATGAAGAGGCCattgaaataatcaatAGTTTCAATGGTTATGAGTTTCATGGTAGCAAGTTGATTGTTAACAGAGCGGTACATAATAGAATAcataatgaaaagaatcaTAACCACAATCATGGTGATAGAATGGTAATTGGTTCAAGAAACGGAGGATTTTTTGATGTCAACTTAGTAACTCCCTACTCCTATTATGGAAACGTAGCTGCCAACCCATTGCCAGCGTATGGTAATATTTCTCCCACTTTTAAAGAGCCATACATCAATCAACTACCAATCCCAATGAGTGACCAACAAGAATCCAATCTTTACGTTAAACATATTCCATTAGAGTGGAGAGATActgaattatttgatttttatagaaaatttggGGAGATTATCAGTGCAAAGGTTATCACTGTTGGCGGAAGTAGGAATAATAGTCATGTTGATATTGGTGAAAGTGAAAGCGGTACGCTCGTTCATGGTCAATCAAGAGGATATGGGTTCGTATGCTTCGAAAATCCAGTTGACGCATCAAGAGCTATTCTTGGTACAGATGggtttgaaattgatgaaaacaATACTTTGTCTGCTTCATTTGcacaaaaaaagaacctgaagaagaacaagagaGATAATGTAAATGGTAATAATCCTAGTAGTAATAGTGTGCCAAGATACAAtagaaaatttcttaatGCACTAACCCTGCAGCAAAACCAAATAATGCCAGTAATACCAGTAGCAACACTACCAACATATCCATACTTAATACCTGCACCTTCTCCTATGATTCCTAGCCCTCCGCTGCCCGAAAGCTTCTTACACTTCAATATGCAACCGCCATGTGGCATTATGCCACCCTATTCACAACGGTGA